The Lonchura striata isolate bLonStr1 chromosome 11, bLonStr1.mat, whole genome shotgun sequence DNA segment TAGGgcaaaactgaaaggaaaaaaggaagtaCCTTCTCTAAAATAACGTCGCTCTTCTTCACTTCAAGCACCTTAGACAGGTAACGGCACAGCTCTGCATTTGCCTCCCCTTCTGATGGAGGTGCAGCAATAGCTACACCTACTGCCTCAGCCGTCACATCTATAGCAAATAGTTGGAGGATTTTATgcttaaaatattcaaaacatCACACCACAGTTTGCTAAAAATGAATGTTTATGCTTTCAAAAACATTTAAGTTTAAAACCAAGTAAACATATAGATTAGCAGGTGACGGCATTTTCACATTTCACGAATTCCCTTGATTGTCGGCCAGTAGAACCAAGTATAAACTGATGATACAAGCAGTGAAGCCCTCATGCTGTAGCAGGGTGCAGTCATGAGTTAccttgattgattgattgattacATGATTGATTACATGAGCCTTCTCACAATGGGGGCACCGCTCCGAGCTCCCCTCAACTGCAGGTGTTGTCCTGCTTGGCACCACGTAACACGACCCAAATCAGGTTACCCCCGCCCCTGCCCCAAAAGCCGCTTGTTAAATCAGTCTGCTCAGAGTTACGCTGTCAGTAAATTCCCAGTGAATTCCAAAGGGGCCCGGACACTGCCACAGCCCCTGGGTGTCGCGCACACGGGGGATGTGAAAGCAATCCCAATGCATGCAGGCGcaagcccagggctgcagagggagaACACGTTGTGCTAGATCCAACTTTTATGGCTCTAATAAAACCGCGCAGACCCTTGAAACAGCGCCTGCACGAAACCACAGAGGCCAACCGGAAGGATTTAGGAGCAGGATTTACCCCGTGCTCACCGCGCCGCCCAGCGCCGCGCAGGGGGACGCGATTCTCTGGAGGGCCGAACTGCTCGCTCAGTTCCCGGGGGTTTCCGcgttccctccctccctcggcccctgctcctcaggccgcagcgaggcagcgccggggccCGGCCCCACACGCACCTGTGACGGCGCTGCAGCGGGCGCCGGGCTTGGCGCGCACCGCCACCCTCacggcgccgccgcccgccgccgccaccggccccgcggcggcgccCGGCTCCGCGGGGCCCTTGGCGGCCGCTTTTCCCTGCAACAGAGGAACAGACGCGGTCACGGCGGGCACCACCCGCCCCTGccccccttccctctcctggccctgcccgCACCTTCCCGGGCATGGCCCCGCCGCTCCGCACCGGCGCCGCCCGCACCCGCAGGAACCCGGCGAGGCTCGGCATGGCCGGGGCGGCTCTTCCGGCAACcgcgccgggcccgccccgAGCGCCTGCGCGCCCCGCacggcgcggccgggccggcgcgGAGCCCGCAGCGGAGCCCCGGCACGGCCGAGCCCCGTGCCCGCAGCGGCTCCACTGGCACGGCCTCCCCCGTGCCCGCAGCGGAGCCCCGGCACGGCCTCCCCCTGTGCCCGCAGCGGCTCCACTGGCACGGCCGAGCCCCGTGCCCGCAGCGGAGCCCCGGCACGGCCGAGCCCCGTGCCCGCAGCGGCTCCACTGGCACGGCCGAGCCCCGTGCCCGCAGCGGAGCCCCGGCACGGCCGAGCCCCGTACCCGCAGCGGTGCCCCGGCACGGCCGAGCCCCGTGCCCGCAGCGGTGCCCCGGCACGGCCGAGCCCCGTGCCCGCAGCGGTGCCCCGGCACAACCTCCCCCTGTGCCCGCAGCGGAGCCCCGGCACGGCCGAGCCCCGTGCCCGCAGCGGAGCCCCGGCACGGCCGAGCCCCGTGCCCGCAGCGGTTCCACTGGCACAGCCTCCCCCCGTGCCCGCAGCGGTGCCCCGGCACAACCTCCCCCTGTGCCCGCAGCGGTTCCACCGGCACAACCTCCCCCCGTGCCCGCAGCGGAGCCCCGGCACAGCCTCCCCCGTGCCCGCAGCGGTTCCTCCGGCACAGCCTCCCCCTGTGCCCGCAGCGGTTCCACTGGCACAGCCTCCCCTGTGCCCGCAGCGGCTCCACCGACACGGCCTCCCCCGTGCCCGCAGCGGTGCCCCGGCACGGCCGAGCCCCGTGCCCGCAGCGGTTCCACTGGCACAGCCTCCCCCGTGCCCGCAGCAGCTCCACCGGCacggccgagcccggcccccatccctgtcccggaACAGCGCCGCGTCCAGGCACAGGAGAGCGCTGGCGGAGTGTGCACAGAGCTGGACGTTTGACAGACACTTGTTCTACATGCTGCCTTTGGACACCCCAAACCTGCGTGACCTCCCCTTaagaaaggaaattttcttattttttctcctgcatTCTCAAATTTTAGTATAACGTGGGGGAGGGTACAGGTCTTTGTACACCAAGCCGTTCTGTTACTACATGGTACATACTGCAAAGCACTGAATACTATATACATACAGCAATAGCATCAAGTTATTGTATGCAATCTGTAAAACTTGTTGCACACCAACAATCCTTAGGtttatactattttttttagTACTAGAATATCCAATGATAAAATAGCATCATTACAAGTCTCATATTCTCATTTTCACATTATACATTTTTTATAGgcacatatgtatatatacagtGGCTATTTGCATAACCAGTTCTGTATTCCAAAACAGCCCTTCTGAATTAAGAGAGATTCTGGAAAGATCTGTTTCTTGCTGAATTTGACTTgatatttatttcttcagtGCAGCTGCAGATATTCTCTGCAGTGCAAAGTCCATTAATTCTCCATGGCTCTTGGAAAAAGTCAAGATGATGGTAATATGAATGCAGCTTTGCTCATGTACTTCAAAAAAATACAGTAGCAATCCTTGTCCATAGGGTCAATCCAAGGTCATTTTGGAAAGAAGTGCAAGATGGGACTACAGCAGCAGCTTTACTGTCTTTTAAGGACAGATTGGAGAAAACATACACAAGTTGTTCATAACAAGTAAGGATTTTCCAGTTCAAAAAATGATTTTACTACATGAGAAACAAAGGGATGAAAACACAAAGTAATTAACCACAAGGTACTACTTAAACTTTTCAATACACAGAGTACTTATTCCTTTAACATTTAATTTAGAAGAAAAGCTAAATTACAATCTACCAAtaacaatgcagaaaaaaatagcttttctgGTACCCCTAAAAcaaatctgttttgtttttacacaTTAAAGTAACttaatagaatttttttaacTGCTGCCAATGGTGAGCTGAAGTCCACTGAGACACCAACACATTCCAGATCATCATGTGAAACTaagtataaaatattatttctggtATCTGTCCATCTTCTATTGATGTACCATTGTTGTTACCTGGTGAACTATAAAAGACAAAGCATGTTTTGCTAGCAGTAGGAGATTCGTGGATCACTTTCTTCAAACCTTTTGttccatagtgggaatcaggaCCCTGAAAAACATCACAAGAGATCAGCAACACAATGGAAGTGGGCAAGACCCTAAAATTACTGATGGTCAAACACAACTGACTTGGGCTATTTTAGTAGTATAAAATTTCTGTACCCACATCatataaattaaatacaaaatcaCAGGCAACAGAAGCCAGGGCCCTATGtctaaataacaaaaatatatttctcagACAGCAGACTTAAACCAGTTGATTTTATCCAACTAGTAATGAATACTTTCTAGTATTTCTTCTTATCACACAGGTTGCCTGTATTTTTACTTAGTTCCCTGCCTCAGCTGTTTTTAATGTACAGTATTTTTTCCAACACACTGAACTCTGATTTCTGTATAGGAAATTATACTTAGAagaatattaaatttttttgagaaataaattTGTCCACAACACTAAGAGAAGACTTTCTGAGAAAAAGTAATTATTACCTACTATTTCAGCAGCAGTATATagaaagaagtgaaaaaaaagctgttttcttgAATTAGTCAGAATATCCTTGataaaagaaatcaaacttttttgttttgaaagagaACTGCCAGATTATGTTTTCTAGatagggcttttttttcccctcacagaaCCAATGACTTCCATTAGAACTATTCTAACTCCTACATCAAGAAAAAAAGTGGGAAGGCACAAAGGATCCAGTTATGAATTCCATGCTGTGGCCCAGAAGAGATGTAACAGTCTTACAAATTACAGTAGAGTTCTAACTACGTCCTTATTTAGCCctaaagttaaaataaattcaagatCTAGAAGACATTTTCCCATCAGAAGACTGATAAAAGAGTAACTCTTGCATCAAAGTAACACTTTTTTCTGTCCAGTTAGACATTCTTACTTTCAAGGTTGCACAAGCTGTGTAGCAAACCGTGGGCAGAATCTCTATGGGCTCCTTGAACATAACTCTGAAGGTACTGGCTGTTCCGTCACAGCTAAATCCAGTGTCGTTCTGTCCCAGCGTCTGGTTCTTCTCATAATCAATTATCTGGACACAAGCATGAACAGTGTAGTTTTATGTTCACAGGCATGAGAAAGGCTCTGATTGTATGCACATGAGAAGGTTACAAGCAAACACTTGCCTACCCCACCCAGCCTCACTGCAAGGACAGTGCAATCTCAGCTGGAAAGGAGCTGTGATTTCCTGATACCGCTGGAGCTGATGCAGCAGCTGGAATGATGGCTCGTGAGTTTTACAcgggctctgggcactgctccaGCCAGGTTAAAGTCTGTCCTTGGAGGGGGAGAACAGCTCTCACACCTTCAGCTTCTGACCTTCATATACAACAGCTAATCCTGTGCTTAATTTGCTGATCTCTGCACACCTTCACAGCCCACATGAGGGAATCTCATTTGCTGCCTGTCATTACTTTAGAAAACAAGTTTTTACAGATAATGTAGGTAGTCAATGACACCTTCctaatagaaaacaaaaacttGTGCTGTTACGTTTTATACAATTTCTAATTTTGATTCAGTATAAAAATTCTACTATTGCCTTCAATGTCAGTGGCAAGTAAAAATCACTAACTCAAACATAGTTATAGCAGATACCTTCCCATTCTGGATTGCAATCCTGATCCATGCTGCCCAATACCTCTTGCAAAAGTTGGGTATCAGAGCTTTAGAGCAGAGCACTTCTTGTGATTACTGCACTAAGAATCCTATCAGTTTTaacaatttctttttaacttgCCATATAACTTTCAGTATTACCCATGCATGAGATTAAGCTTTATTCTAGGCAAAGCATACTCTAGTTTTTTCCCCAGCCACGATCAACAGAAATTTGAACAATTATAATGCTAAAGACTTAAGCCCTTTTCACATAACAGATGTATTTGCAGTATACATTATCACTATTTTATGGCAAGTTTTAAATAGTTTAACTCTCTGAAGCTCTGCTAGTACTGATGCAGAGCTAAGAAGAAAGCCAGAGGCACCAGACTTAAATAACTGTCTGAAAAGATTGCCACAAAAAAGTTTCAGATTCGTCACTTATTAGGGATACTTCCAGGGTAAAGAGAACCTATATAAGAACCACAAAGGTTTATTTAGCCTTTCAGTTTGAATTGGGAGGATCTTTTTCAAGTGACTATTCCAATCATTCCCATTTAATATGCATTGGTTTGCAttgaaaataatagaaattctTTTCAGATTAAATAAATCCAGCAAACATCCTGAGGGAATACACCGAATGCTTTCATCTGCTAACAAGAATTCAGCTGAGAGATTCAAAAAAGGGTTTATGTGAAGTAAAAATTCCCAGGTATGTTTAGTATAGCTGCTAGGCTCCTGAGATCAACTCCTTTGTTCTAAAGGTCCTGCCTAGTGCCCTATGCTACTATTTACATGGATGTGTGGTTTGACAAACTGAAGATACTTCAAATAGAGAAATTTGCAAGTGAGCTTTTTAAAGTGAGGAATGTAGAAAAACTCAATTCCTTCAAAATGTCCATGTACATTCTGTTTGGAACATCATTAAGAAGAAAGGCATGGCATTTTTTCCTTAGGAGACAGACACAAAATCCCTATACTTAAGTACAGAGTActcaaataataataatcatcaaATAGGAAGTAGAAGGCAATTTGTCATTTAAACAGAATGTTCATTAATGAACTGAAACAAGAATTCCAGCACATGCTGGAAGTCTAGAATGAAGTCACAGACTATTTATTTCACAAAATTTCTCATGCACCTAATAAATCAATGTGACATGATAGTACCATAAACAAAACTAATCTCTACAAGAAAAAGAATTCAAATAGACTGAAATTCCACActcaaaaaggaaagaaaatatatagtGCTGGATCAGTACTACTAGAAGACAATCCTGACCACAATATGCTAAGGGATCTAACAGCAAGAGCAGGAAATACAATTTTAGTGCTGTCTTCAATTGCCTGATGGGAACAGGCAAGGGTCACATCAGGACATGAATAGGGGGACATTTTTAGATACTATCACTGGCCACTTCATGAGCCTGCTAACCAATTGCTCAGCAGGAAGAAACGCAAACCTTGATTTGGTACTGAGTGATGAGCAGGATCAGATTCAAAATTTCATAATGGAAACACTACGTAACAGTGTCCATAATATACTGAGAGTCAACACTCCCACATGAGCAACAAAAGCAAATCCCCTAAAGCTGTGCTAAatttcaaaaagagaaaaatgaggaaTCTTGTTCAAAAGAAACTAAAAGGAGCaattacagaaaacaaatatttataagaAGCATGCAGGCTACTGAAGGACATAACATACCCAAGTACAATATCAGTACATATTTTCTATTAGGAAACGCttgagaaaagaggaaaaaagctgGATGTTGGGAAACACCTACACTGAAAATGATTGAAGGGCGGGAGAATACAGGAGAAAGGGAGCAGAGTTCCATAGCGTTCTTCTTTTGCCCAGTCACCCACTTATACCCACTTGTGACAAAACACATCTTGAGATTCCTGGCCTAGCAATTGCTCCCTCCCAAATACAGACCAAACCTTTTGCATGTGCTACAAATGGAGCTTCCTTTTCCAAGTTCTTACAAGTGGACAAGCCTATTTAAACATAATATACTGTACCTGTATATTAACTTGATAGTCTGTGGGTCCATGGATAGATCCATACAATCCAAATCCCACTATGGAAATTCTTCTGTTAACTGTGAACCTGGTAAGACACAAGAAAGCAATTCAAACAACTGTGGTGAGTGTGTTACCATATTTTAAGCAGGAAAAAGACTCCAACTGAAAAGTAGGCAAGTAAACCGAGAACGGCATTGCagtttttttaaatagtattttttatttagatTTCAATACTAAGAAAAATGCTTTACCAGGTTCATAGGTTAAAGCTTTGCTAATTCCTCAAGATATTCAGTATTAATAAACAAAACATAACCAAATTCTTTTCACTatatccaaaataaaaacagatcaAGACTCagtatttcaaaaagaaatataCAGATAACACTCAATCATTCTAGAATGCACCCAATCCTCCTTAACCTCattcttgtttttatttcatatgtgtaacagctaaaataaaaaaaggaaaagatcaAATGTGTGCAACAGAGCCAGCATGTCTGCTACTGTATCTTATACCGAAAAGTCAAAGTTGAATGATTTATTCCCTTTCTCCCCACACATTTCTGACTCTCCTTCAAACAGTTTCTCAAGTCCTACCTGATCCGGTCGCTTGTTCCGCTGTAGCCCCAGCGGCTCTCCACCTGCTGGAACCTGTTAATGCTGCATTCCTTTCCTCTAAGGCAACACCTTGGTCGGTCAATATAATCTACTTTAGGTTTAGGATTGACAGTAAAGTGCAGAAAGAGATTTACTACTTCCCGATCTGACAAGATTCCAGATTGAGCAGGGCCTGTGAAAACATAAAActtctaaaattatttgaagGATTACTCCAGCTGTTGTATTTAAACCACATATATTCACAAACTGATATTTTCCAGTGGCCAGAGCCATAATCTCCAAatgttttgctttcatttgtGCATCACAACTGTTATTAGTACAATATTAACAGATTTGAGTTAAAGACAGTTAAACAGCACTGAGAGATGGTCTCAGACAAAGAACTCCAAAACTCACCTGCTGCAAACTCTTCGATAGTCATTAATGGGAAACGGATTAAGGAAAGAGCTCTTCCAAGGACTTTCTGTTTGTTCCCGAATGTCACAGGCAGTTGTTGTCTTTGACATTCTGCTTCTGCCCAGCGAACCACAGCTCCAAAGAGCCTACTTTCTCGAATACTGAGAGTGTCCCTTTCTAGAACTGCACATAATGtgtctaaagaaaaaaatgttagcaGCTTTACATCAGTTTTCATCCAAGCCAGCAATAGTGCTACATTATGTAAGCTTAAAATACTAATTACACACTAAGAATATTCATAACAAGACTATTAGCTTTGTCTTATCattatgtgtgtatatgtattaCACATAATTTATCTTGCATAAAAAGTAATCTTGCAATAATACATagattttaaactaaaagttAATTTTCCTGCTATGAAAACAGGATATGAGTTTTCTTCTTGATTTCTAGGAGTGTAACTAATCTCTGCAGTGATAACAAATATCCTGAAATTCCATTGTTAGGGCAAGATGAAAACTGAAAGTGACCAAACAGTGAATGCACACTACTAAAAATCCAGGTTACTCATGATGGCACTAAAAAACCAAGTTACTCATAATGACAGTGTCATTTTCTCATCTGGGCAGCCACCTGCCCAACTGCATCAACTATAGCCACAAGCAGAGTGGTACATAAAAACCAGTTTAAAGATACATGAAAGTCATTTTAAGTATTGACATATTTGCTATCCACAAAGCAACTTGAAGGTGAAACACAAAATCTGAGGCAAGGTACATGTTTAAAAAGCAACTGATGCTGTATTTATTACTCCCTCTGGCCTTCTTTGAATAACAGGTATGCACAAATTATCACCGAATACAagtcaaaaaataaaagggttTCTATATTATGAATCTTCTGCCTCTGGGAATTTTTATCTGCCTTGAATTTAAGTAAGGGATGTTTGCAGTTATAGAAAACAGCATATTGGAAAGTCAAAACAGATTGAGACTTACCAAGACTAAAGATCCCTCAGTTTGAGTACAAATCCTACTGAACATGAGTTAACAATGGCTTTCAAATTTCTTTATGCAGTGAACACCTTCCTTCAGCCTGAATTTTTCCCACAATCTAGCTGAACTGGAGTAAAACCTTAGATACATACAGTAGCAATGAAATTGAGTAAGTAAATTTACAACTGCTAGCTTTTGATAGAAGATTAAACAGAGAAACTAGCAGTTCAtgtattcatttttaaaagcagatttcaTTAATTGTATCTGTACAACTTTGAACAGATATGTTCATGTGGCAACAGAACAGCATGATTCCTGTTGCACATGAAAAGCAGATATAGATGCCTCAGGCATGAGGCACAAGCAAGTGAAAGCTTTGACTTCAATGAAGTGTGGTGTCACCACAGTGGGAGCCCTGGGACACAGGGCAGTGCAAGCCAGCTCAGGAGTGAAGCTCAAAGGAAAGCACTGCAGGGGTGGATGGCCAAGAAGGAAGAAGTGCTTGGGACTCTGCACACTCAGACAGGGGAAGGAACTATCCTGGGGCACTGTCATTTCATGCTTAGGACACACCGAGTGCCTTACCTATGTCGATATCTGTAAAGCCTTCTGCACTTATGGCATCCATAGTGCTTTTGTCTATTGTGTCCAGACAAAGACTAGCAAGCTGAGGTTCATCAAACAAACGGGCCTGGAAAGATAAAGAAATACACCTTTAGCATAAAACTGACAAACTCCTGATCTTAAAAAGCATGCATTTTACCTCCAGTATAGACATAAATTGAAATAAGTATGCTTTGTGTTTATACCTTAAAGAGCACTTAAAATCTCAAAGGTGTACATAATTAAGGAGAATCAGTAATTTCCCTCCAACTGAGAATTCTTCTAGTAAATCAAAACTAAGCTTAAATTTACCTACTTGAGTAAGCAGCATAAAGGCATTATCTGCTCGGAGATGCTTTGTTAGGAAATCCACACAATGTGCTTCCAGGGCAGGGACTGCATACTTTTTAGCAGTGTATAAAGTAGTCATGACTGTTTCTGGACCAATTTGAACTTCATCTGAATAAAGAAACCTATAAATCAATACACAAATACAGATCATAAAAACATATCTTTAGAGGGGCAGCCAAACACAACAGTCTCTTTGCATTTAGAAAACAGGCCAAAGACTTGCACTGTAAACCGTGCAACAGCTGACCTCATAGCATCTTTATAAATAAAGAAGGTAACTTAAAAGGTTCAGGAAAGACTATTATGTTAGCCTAATGGCatacatttgttttaaatatgtattACTCCCTAGACTGATCTGGCTGTACTAGTTATACATAGCTCACCAACTGTAAACaacagctgagctgcagaatTACTTAACCTACAAATGCATGCTCTCAGTTCATCAGGAAAACATCAATGCACAATCCTCTATGGCTGTACTCCTGCAATTCATTTACTGACACTGCACACTGGCTTCCCCTCCATGAGGGAATAGTGTTAAGGACTTAGATTGTGAGAACATCTTATGCCAAAGTTACCCCTCTGTAGTATTCAGAGAGGAAAGAGTTTACATTCTAGCACGTGACCTTGACTTTTCTACTCCTGCCACACTCTGGCTTGTCCTCACTGCCTGAAGCAAGAGGACTGGTTGAGATTTTAGCATAAACTATGAATCAGAATACCACCACCaataccagaagaaaaaaaacaactgtttCCAGAGCAGTTgttgcctttttaaaaatagattttcttaGAGGTGACATTTAAGATAATTTTAGCAAAATTTCATCAGCCTTTCAGATAACAATCAAGAATAGTCTGTGATttacaaaaatacatttgtcCCCAAAATACATAGATAATTAAATAGAATAAACCAGGGCATACTAGCAAATGCAAGAATTCTACAATGAAATCCAAGTCTTTCCTTTATATATCTTAATATTTGTTGTTCAGAACATCCTGGAAATGAATGACACATAGAGACAGAAGGTGTGTTTAGAAGGGTTTTTAAATGTAGCAATCAGCAGTTTGTATCTAACAAGAGAAACTTGTGAAAGCAACAGACTAGTTAAACTTCCTTGCAACATAGAGAAATTGATGTAATATCAACTCAGAATTAAAGTTTCAACAGAAGTTCTTCAGTGTTTATATTTCTTATATACCAAGAAAACTCTAATTCTCAGTAGTTGCTGGCACACAAACATTAAATTTGCTGctaaattttccattaaaacacTCCAGTCTACTCAAGCAGCCAGCTTGCACATCACTTCGGAGATGTGAATGATG contains these protein-coding regions:
- the C11H15orf40 gene encoding UPF0235 protein C15orf40 homolog; this translates as MPSLAGFLRVRAAPVRSGGAMPGKGKAAAKGPAEPGAAAGPVAAAGGGAVRVAVRAKPGARCSAVTDVTAEAVGVAIAAPPSEGEANAELCRYLSKVLEVKKSDVILEKGGKSRDKVVKISISATPDEILEKLKKEASS
- the BTBD1 gene encoding BTB/POZ domain-containing protein 1, with the translated sequence MAAAGGGPGAPAETPPATAAGVAAAEAGAVLQREPLYNWQATKGSLRERFAFLFSNELLSDVHFVVGKGSARGGGGGGAAPPGPGQQRIPAHRFVLAAGSAVFDAMFNGGMATTSAEIELPDVEPAAFLALLRFLYSDEVQIGPETVMTTLYTAKKYAVPALEAHCVDFLTKHLRADNAFMLLTQARLFDEPQLASLCLDTIDKSTMDAISAEGFTDIDIDTLCAVLERDTLSIRESRLFGAVVRWAEAECQRQQLPVTFGNKQKVLGRALSLIRFPLMTIEEFAAGPAQSGILSDREVVNLFLHFTVNPKPKVDYIDRPRCCLRGKECSINRFQQVESRWGYSGTSDRIRFTVNRRISIVGFGLYGSIHGPTDYQVNIQIIDYEKNQTLGQNDTGFSCDGTASTFRVMFKEPIEILPTVCYTACATLKGPDSHYGTKGLKKVIHESPTASKTCFVFYSSPGNNNGTSIEDGQIPEIIFYT